The sequence GGAACGTAAGCCTCCGGAGAAATCTAATTTCAGGGTAAGCCGAAGGTCGGGGGTTCAAATCCCCCCGGGCCCGCTCTTTAATAACACTCGTATATTTTGGAGTCTATAGTAGCGTAAAGGATAGGATAAAAATTTAGAACACTTAAGCGCTTAAGCTAATATCTTTATAAGCTACTAAACACATAACATAATATGTAAATAAGCAAGTTAAGGTGAAAACGATGATAGCGCAAATAAAGGGAATACGGGGATCTGGCAATTTGCTTACTGGAAAGACATCTAGCACGTGCGAATCGTGTAAAGTAAAAATATCAACTCAATTTGGTGATTAAAATGGGCCGGATCTATGTAGAGCTCCCAGACGAGTTGGAAAAGAAGCTGAGACTCAAGACCATCGAAAGGTTGGGCGGGAAAAAGGGCGACCTATCCAAAGCTGTTGAAGAAGCCATAAGAGAATGGGTTGCTAAAGAAACCTAAGTATATAGGAAGAGAAGACAAGTTGGTGAACTCTAAGAAGTCTAAGAGGCGTCGCGAACTCAAGGCCGCGAAACAACGGAAAAGGAGATTCAAAAGAAAAAAATAATGCAATGAGGAAACCTCTATTCCTAATTTCATTCGAAAAAGCACTCAAAGAAATTCAAAGTTTTAGGTACACTAAGGGATCTCTGAGAAGGATGGCATCTCCTGGAACCCATAAAATAAGTTTAAATGTTTTTGTATTTTCTTGAAGTGTCGGGAGCTATCATGAAAAAGTTTACCATAGCAGACGTGAAAGCTAGCAAAATTATGACTAAAAATTTGATTACAGTTTCTCCCCAGACCACGGTAGAGAATGCTGTGAGGAAGATGGTTGAGCATGATGTCGAATGTCTTCCCGTCGTTGATTCAGAAGGAATCTTATATGGCTTACTTACTTTTAGAGATATAGTGACGAAGGCTGTCTATTCGGGAGTTGATGTGAGAAGGTCAAAGGTTGAGGAAATAATGGCTAAGGATTTAGTGACTTGCGACCTTAATTCTACGCTTCTCGACGTTGTGAAAAAAATGAAGAACAAACATCTCAGGCGCATTCCAGTTGTAAACGATAAAAATAAGCTCATGGGATTGATTACTGATTTCGACTTGGCACTGTTTGGATGGAGCTTCGAATAGGCTTCGTTCCCTTAGGTGCGAGCGGTGGAATTTCTATTCACCATTACACTTAATCTTAAATCCGCTTCGAACCGCCACCAGTGAGTTAAGGTAGAATTCAAATTTCGAATTTATAGGTGAGGCTAATGGTAACCTTTCATGTTAGCAGACAACTCTTGGATCCTGCGATTATCGTAATGCGTGAGGTTCTAGATGTTAAGCCAGAGGAAAGAATGTTAATAATTACAAATCCAACTCCCGATGTCTACTTAATTTCTCAAGCACTTTTTCTCGCCGCCCAGAAATATAAAGCCATACCGACATTGGCGGTTCAATCAGTTAAAGGAAGCTTCGATTATGCTGAACCTGCGATTATTGGCGCAATAAAATCGGCTCCCGAAATCGTCTTGTCCATCAGTGCTCAACGATTAGGAAAGGATAGGGAAGCGTTGGCTAATCCCTACAAAGCATCCGATGGAAAGTCGTATCACCACATTTTTGATTTCCTTCTATACGGAGAGAAGAAGATCCGAGCCCTTTGGACACCAACTATAACCACTAAAATTTTCATCAAGACAATTCCGATTGATTACAGGGAGCTTCGCGCACGATGTGGAAGAATCCTTCGCATGATGACTGAAGCAAAAGAAATTCACATCAAGACCGAATTGGGCACTGATTTACTAATTGGGGTTGAAGGTAGAAAACCCTTCGTTGATGACGGCGACTTCCGCGTCCCCGGGCGAGGAGGCAACCTGCCGGCGGGAGAGGTGTTTATCTCCCCCCAACTTGGCTCCTCCAATGGCACCCTAGTCTTCGACGGCAGCATCGGCCTTGATAAGACCTTAATCATCAAGCAACCAATCACCCTTAAAGTGAAAGACGGTCTTGTTACCCATATTGAAGGCGGCTACGAAGCAAGTATCCTAGAAAGCTTCCTCAGGAAAGCGGAGAAAACACCCTTTGAATTAGCTAAGGAAGGAAAACTTGAGAAAAATAAGGCATCCGAATACGCGGCAAACGCCCGAAATCTTGGTGAATTCGGAATTGGATTAAATCCTAGGGCAGAGGTTATTGGCAATGTACTTCAAGACGAAAAAGTTCTCGGTACAGCTCATGTCGCGCTTGGCGAAAATTACGATCAAGATGCTCCAGCGCTAATCCACTGCGATGGGATCATCAAAAAGCCCACTATCACGCTTAACGGGAAAACAGTAATGGAAAAAGGGCAACTTCTGATATGAATTATTTCCCACTTCCAGAGGGTAATTCCAGCTGATAAATTCTCTAAATCTACATCCTCGCAGGCGCTTCAATTCCAAGAAGTTGAAGAGCATTTCGTAATGTAATTCGAATCGCATCAACTAAAGCCAGTCGAGCTACTCGAAGTGTTGGCGTCTCCGCTTGGATGACCGGGAGAGCTGCATAGAACGAATTAAAGCAGCTGGCTAAGTCGTTGGCATACTCTGCAATTGCATTAGGCTTCAGATTTTCAGCCGCTTCTATAAAGACTTCGGGGAATCTTCCAATTTTTAATATGAGACTCCACTCCAAGGGATGAATTAAGGTGCTTAGGTCTGCTTCACTGGCATCCACTTCTTCGCCTGCCTTCCTCAATATGTTACAGGCTCGGGCGTAAGCATACTGTATAAAGGGTGCACTATTTTGCTCGAAGTCTAACACTCGCTCCCAGTTGAAAATGACGGACTTTATCGGTTCAACTGAGATCAACGAATATTTAATGGCTCCAATGCCTACTATGTCAGCTATTCTGCGGCGTTCCTCCTCAGGTAAATGCGGTGAACGTTTTGCCACCTCATTATATGCCCTCTTAACCGCTTCGTTAATGACATCGTCAAACGTTATGTACCTTCCACGGCGACCAGACATCTTATACCCAGGCAGTTCAACAAGTCCAAAAGAGA comes from Candidatus Bathyarchaeota archaeon and encodes:
- a CDS encoding CBS domain-containing protein, with amino-acid sequence MKKFTIADVKASKIMTKNLITVSPQTTVENAVRKMVEHDVECLPVVDSEGILYGLLTFRDIVTKAVYSGVDVRRSKVEEIMAKDLVTCDLNSTLLDVVKKMKNKHLRRIPVVNDKNKLMGLITDFDLALFGWSFE
- a CDS encoding aminopeptidase, with the translated sequence MVTFHVSRQLLDPAIIVMREVLDVKPEERMLIITNPTPDVYLISQALFLAAQKYKAIPTLAVQSVKGSFDYAEPAIIGAIKSAPEIVLSISAQRLGKDREALANPYKASDGKSYHHIFDFLLYGEKKIRALWTPTITTKIFIKTIPIDYRELRARCGRILRMMTEAKEIHIKTELGTDLLIGVEGRKPFVDDGDFRVPGRGGNLPAGEVFISPQLGSSNGTLVFDGSIGLDKTLIIKQPITLKVKDGLVTHIEGGYEASILESFLRKAEKTPFELAKEGKLEKNKASEYAANARNLGEFGIGLNPRAEVIGNVLQDEKVLGTAHVALGENYDQDAPALIHCDGIIKKPTITLNGKTVMEKGQLLI